ggtgttGATGCAGATGAAGTGTCAGTATCAGTGATGGtgggagattctgtcactctacATACTGATGTTACTGAAGTACTGAAAGATACTAAGATAATATGGAAGTTTGGTGATGAAATCATTGCTAGAATGAATGAAGCAGATGCAAATCCCTCTACATATGATGGTTCCAGTGCGATATTCAGAGACATACTGAAGCTGGACAcacagactggatctctgaccatcacaaacatcagaaCTGAACACATTGGACATTATAGTGTAGACATCAAGAGCACAGATGCAAAATTGAAGACATTCCAAGTTACTGTCCATGGTGAGTAACTCATGTCAATCACCTGTGGACAGTTTAGATGCTGTggaatgattatttttaattatttatttattgaagagataaaaacaacagcagcaacTGGCTAAAACGAGTGTAGTGTGCTAATGCGAATTCAGAGCAAAATGTaagtaatttctttaaaaattcttCACATTATCCAGTGAGGTTTGTTATTTTGGTCAActttaaaaagagagaaaaaaaaacaaacatagaaTGTCTATATAGAAACATAGCCTAGATGTTTgtgttaaaaatacattttgtactgaattaatttctctttttttttaatgtatgtatgtCACCTTTTTTAACCACATGAGACTAGGTTACTGTGAGGGACATTCTAACTTTAAGAAattaaaagcttttttaaaaacatgtttcagTAAGTGTGTTTTAACCCTTTctggtattttgtatttttcaagcaataaaaaaaaaactgtagttGTACCATCATTCCCAGAGTCCTCTGCACATGTATATTTCAAGTGTTATTATGTGAAAATTACTTCCAGCATTATAAGTGGTTTTAAACTGCGTCTGTTTGTTCTCCACATGTGTTTGTTGTTGAGACAGATGTTGTGGAGTCAGTGTCAGTGACGaagggagattctgtcactctacACACTGGTGTTACTAAAATACAGAGAGATGATCAGATACTGTGGAAGTTTGGAGATCAAGTCATCCGCATTGATCGCTTAACCTGTTAACAGTCGCCCCCACTAGTTGAGCtcaaacacaaacatgacatACACCAACTAAAATGGAGACAGTTTTTCAACCGTTTGGATTACAGTCATAACTGGAGTCTCTTTACAAAGATGATAGTTGTCTGTTTGTTGTGCAGTGGTCAGAATTCATTATATTAATACAGAAAAAGAGTAAGAGGAGACTAAACATTCTAGAACATAATCAtccatacattttaaatgaaagatatTCAGGAATTAATATATGTAACTGTGCAAGAGCAATTTAAAAATTAGTCACATTTAAGGGCACAAGTGTGAACAAAATATAATGCAAATTTGAAGAGGCTCAACTAAATATGAGGTACAACtgatctgtttgtttgagcatccAGAGTGACGGACTCTGAGCATGTTCTGAATGACTGACCAATCAGCGCTGCAGAAAGAACGCGGAGGGCGTGGTTAATCTGTACGTGAGACCCTAGCAAACGTGATAACACCTCTCCTAGAGTGCATACTTTTGTGTAAAAATGACAGGAATTATAATTCTTTCTGAATATGTTATACAAATGAGGCAGAATTAATCGATAAATGCTCTTAAATGAACACTTTTTGTACTAAAGAGTCTGAACTGATTTTATAGGCCTACTAGATTATTGCCGTTAAATCTACGCATAAATTTGCatgatttattttctctgtCATCTTCACTCGACAAAAATACTTGAGAACTATCAGATTCTATGTTACCTGTATTGTTGCGATCTCTTGACACGAATTAAAATGAGGTTGTGGCTGTGACATTGTGGCTGCAAATACTGAAGGTTGAGACTTCAGACTTTCTAATGTCATGTTGCTTGTCAACGTTAATTACGGTTCTAATGGTAAAAGCATGcagtaaatgtaaacaaacaaatttagGAACCAGCGATGGTCTCGAGCAGGTTAATGGATTAAATAGCGCTGCTGACTCGAGATGGAGTAACGTTCATCTGAACGATCAAACCGGAGATCTCACCATCAGAAACATCCGAAGAGATCAGTCTGGAGATTATAAGGTGGAAGTCAACACCATCAATATGATCTTGCACAGGAAATTACGTATTAATATCAGTGGTGAGTAGATTAAACTTTCTATAAATGTTAAAAGATTCTAGAGTCATGTTATTCTGTAAACATGTAAATGTAGTAGGCCTAGGCTAAACAACATTTAGGCTAATATAGACAGGAcaagacattttatttaattttgttttttagtctGTTGGGGCAGTTTCAGTTTTCTTCTCTGGTGCCAATCATTACAATGTTTACacttacaaatatattaaacactacactaacaaaaatataaacagttttacaataaaacaatCCAAATAAAACACGTAGGTACAAAGAAGgtggaatattttatttatttgactgcATGGCCATCAACCAAGATCAGAGAACAATGAACAATGTGCTGTTTAATGACTGAAATAGGCTATTAACTTTACATTTCACGGGTAGGCCTacttcaagaaaaaaataaaaataaaaaatgtcgaAGGCCAACAGGAAAAAAGGTTGTGAATCCCTGCTCtatttgaatgtgtgtgtgtttttttttattaatttatttgaaatattatttttttaaaacgaGATTTCGTCTTTCTGAGCCTGAAGCGCCCTCTAGAGGAAGAATACATTACAAATCATACTGTACAATAAAGTTGATGCATTTGAAATACTGCTGCTTTTATAGATTGAACTGATCAAATATATCTGTAATTAAATGCCACCAAaaactgtatgtgtatatacagttaaatatatatatacacacacagtagttACCCCGGCAGTAACTTTCATCAGTTTGAATCATATATGcataaatactgtttttctatttttctctgccattaactttttttattttttttgttagatTTGTTGTATctgtttacagtaaaaaaataaaaaaataaattgactatTTAATCTAgcaaaaatgaaactaaattgaaatttaatCTAACATTGTAAAACACTTTTCTTGGTTGTTTTCCAGGTGTGTTTAGTTTTGATGGGGTGAAGAAAATTTCAGTGAGGGATGGAGATCCTGTCACTCTACAGACTCGCATTACTGATATAACAGGAGATGATGTGATCAAGTGGACATTTGGAGCTCAACACACTTCCGTAGTAAAAACTGACAGAGAGAATCGaagaataatatataatgaaCATGATGTGAGATTTAGAGACAGACTGCATCTCTATATTCAAACTGGAGATCTCACCATCAGCAACACCAACACTGAAGTCTCCGGACTTTATCAGATAAAGATCATCAAAGGCACGTATACCATACAGAAGAGCTTCAGTGTTACTGTCAGTGGTGAGTACTTCAAGTCTTTCAAAAGGAAAGTCTCATTTAGATTTGTGCTTTGTGAGTCAGGTTATATAGTGCTGATGtttgtagtgtttgttatagatcagacaCACATTCACACTAATGACTGTCTCTCTTTATCATTACAGCTCAGTCAGGTGCTGCATCAGGGATATGTGGTGCTGGTGTTGGTCTGGTGGTTTGggctgtaactgtgttttttGCTACAAGAAGTATAAGCAACCAAGGTGTAGCAAAGGTGTAAGTATTTCATGCAAATCATACAGCAAGAGCTAAAAATGATTTAGTCTTTGAAGGAAGTTAAAAAGtaaagttgttgtttgtttctaCATTTCTGTTTGTAATTTAAGTATAATTACTGTTGAAAGGACAACAGGAGATTGATTTTCCTATTGTATGTGTATAGTGCAGGAGAACATAAGTACAGGGGAACTTATAGCTaatatcatcattattattaaaactattattcTTTCATTACTATTTTCTTattgtttagtgtttttttactgtgattctttctgtgtttttttaacagGTTTTCAACAGGAAAATGAGAAGAAACAACAGTTCACTGTGACAATATAAACTTTGCTTGATATACTAATCagtgtttaatttgtttttatgtatatattccTGACATATCACTGTTCATGTATTTTTGCATAATGCTTGACAACAAGAACAAATGGTAAAATTGTAAACACCATAGTCTGAA
The sequence above is a segment of the Onychostoma macrolepis isolate SWU-2019 chromosome 22, ASM1243209v1, whole genome shotgun sequence genome. Coding sequences within it:
- the LOC131530395 gene encoding uncharacterized protein LOC131530395 → MRNYTFLFWVLLLVNGVFGVDADEVSVSVMVGDSVTLHTDVTEVLKDTKIIWKFGDEIIARMNEADANPSTYDGSSAIFRDILKLDTQTGSLTITNIRTEHIGHYSVDIKSTDAKLKTFQVTVHDVVESVSVTKGDSVTLHTGVTKIQRDDQILWKFGDQVIRIDRLNSAADSRWSNVHLNDQTGDLTIRNIRRDQSGDYKVEVNTINMILHRKLRINISGVFSFDGVKKISVRDGDPVTLQTRITDITGDDVIKWTFGAQHTSVVKTDRENRRIIYNEHDVRFRDRLHLYIQTGDLTISNTNTEVSGLYQIKIIKGTYTIQKSFSVTVSAQSGAASGICGAGVGLVVWAVTVFFATRSISNQGVAKVFSTGK